GATTATAAAATGAATCAGATAAGGGAGGGCCACACCAAACAGCCTATTAAAGACCCAGGGATACGGCTTTATTCAAACTCAATGGTTTATTGCAGTAAGAGCAAGCAACAAAGTCGCAAAAACAGCGAAGACGCGTTCCAATTTACACAATAGCTACTTTAAAAAAAAGGGAAAATTGCCTCGCACGTTACAAAAATCAAGGAATCAAGCATACAGGAATCAAAGTCCGATGATTTCAGAGAACAGTAGAAAGTGCCAACACCGGGACAGGCAGGCATCAGTTATCAAACCAAGTCCTGGTGTTAATGTAGTGCAGCCTTCCTGCTGCAAGCACCGGTAGATCAGCCTCCTGATGCGGCAGGTTTGGACCTCCCGAGAAGCACATGGTCCAAGGGGTTGTTGTAATGAGCTTTGGGAAGAGATGCCAGTGCCGGGTGCACCGGCTTCAAACACTTTCGCCGGATCAGGGCTGCCGCTTTTATTCTACCCCCTTTCGGGAGGGCAACTCGGCTTCTGCCATCCCGCTGTCGAAAAGCCGAGGTCGCAACAGCGAAGGTGGCGCAGACAGCTGGTATTTATAAACGCCGATATGCAAATTAAGGATCGAACACCGTGCAGATACCTATTGGGCAATTTTCAAACTACAGACAGAGCCAGCCAATCAAGCATAGATTAGCGTTTGGGTTCCTATTGGACGATTTTCAAAGCCAGCCAATCAGAAACAACCACCGAAGACGGACTCAAAGCCGCTCGAGCACAAGCCAGCGCGCGTTACTAAAGCAAAGCCACTCCCTTTAAAAAAAACAATGTTTAATAAAGTCCGTCTCGAATGATAAACCGCCCTTTAACCACCGAACCCATAcagagtgcggccctgccgttttaAGGCGTAGACCACATCCATGGCGGTCACCGTCTTCCTCTTAGCGTGTTCGGTGTAAGTGACCGCGTCGCGAATCACGTTCTCCAGGAACACTTTCAaaaccccgcgggtctcctcgtagatcaagcCGGAGATTCGCTTGACGCCGCCTCGCCGAGCCAGTCGGCGAATAGCCGGCTTAGTGATGCCCTGAATGTTGTCGCGCAGCACTTTCCGGTGGCGCTTTGCTCCTCCTTTACCCAGGCCCTTGCCGCCTTTGCCTCGTCCAGACATCCTTCAAAACAAATCGTTTGTCTCCCACAACCCGCTAGCGACAGACAGACGCTCCTTGACTACCGACCACAGTGAGGTCCAAATCCTTTGTCTCGAACAAGAGCTTAAATTAGAGCGGACCTGGGTGCGCGCCGCCGAATGACGTCTGCCGCCTTTAACCACGTGACTGACCATCCTTGAGTTATGTCACCGGACTGTCCGCTGGCAATTGGCTGATTTAGGTACGACGTGCTTCGAATGTCTTTAACGGAGtagctatttgtactaagtctcccttctgcgcaggCGTCTGCAGAAGAGAGACAAATGTCACCGACTGCGCAATTCCCACTaattttctgcgcatgcgtccaacaccacgtTACCTCCAATCCATCCAGCAGCAGCCGGGCCCCGAGCTCCcccaccagagagagagagtgagagcctggggtggggggagagagagagagagagagagagtgtgagagcctggggtggggggagagtgtgagagagcgcctggggtgggggagagagagagcctgggggggggtgggaggggagagagagagagccttgggggggtgggaggggagagagagagccttgggggggtgggaggggagagagagagccttgggggggtgggaggggagagagagagcctggggggtgggagaggggagagagagagagagagagcgagagcctgggtggtggggtggggtgggtgggagaggggagagagagcctggggtggggcgggggagagagagcctggggggagggcgggagagagagagcctggggggagggcgggagagagagagcctggggtggggggggagagagagagagagagcgagagcctgggCGGTGGGGTgcgtgggagaggggagagagagcctggggtaggggggggggagagagagcgagagcctggggtgggagagagagagagagcgagagcgcgcctgcgttggggggagagagagagagcctggggtgggggatcggagggcagagagggaactcagagaagatggatcacgttcttccaaccccttggtgcgtgcaagctcggtgcgtcTGTTATAAGGGACATCGTTAGAGTAGATGAtacccagaagtcacgacactgtcactattcacttcatacccaatagacctgttaacaatccgcacacaatgcctcatctatgggAGGGGtaggggataaaaacagaaaatgctggaaatctcagcaggtcaggcagcatctgtggagaggaagcagagttaacgtttcaggtcgatgacccttcgtcagaagtggaGAGAGTTCAGAAGgaacagattcttaacgagcactgaaagggggaggggaagaaagaacaacagAGAagttctgtgataggttggaagacaggagagattagagaggcaaaagggatgatggccaaaCTTCAAATGATAATGTCAGGAACTAGAAAAACATTAATCAAgataggatgttaatggtgggataacgaccaactgccattagagacgaggagaaaagaagaaagaaagagggggggagccaaagattggcagcggttacgctctgaaatttttgaacttaatgttgagtccagaaggctgtaaagtgcctaaacgaaaatgaggtgctgttcctcgagcttcgttggaacagtgtaggagaccaaggtcagagtgggaatggagtgaagaattaaaatgacaggcgaccggaagctcagggtcatacttgcggactgaa
The sequence above is drawn from the Pristiophorus japonicus isolate sPriJap1 unplaced genomic scaffold, sPriJap1.hap1 HAP1_SCAFFOLD_1194, whole genome shotgun sequence genome and encodes:
- the LOC139242073 gene encoding histone H4 translates to MSGRGKGGKGLGKGGAKRHRKVLRDNIQGITKPAIRRLARRGGVKRISGLIYEETRGVLKVFLENVIRDAVTYTEHAKRKTVTAMDVVYALKRQGRTLYGFGG